ACGACGGAGGAATTCACATTTACATCCAACACAATCGGTGGTTTCAGTCCAATTAGCACTAAACGGATCAGCTGGTTCCTCAGTGGGATCATCTCACCTCTAACGGGGCCGGGGGCGGCTGGGCCTGGACGTCCTGGCCTGCTGGACCGGCTGGACCGGCACCGGGAGCGAGCGCTGTACTCTTGGTCTCCAAGGCAGCTGGTGGCTCTGGTGGGACGACAGAGGTGAAGGTGAGCGAAGGCGGCGCCGAGCCGAACGACTGTGGCGACCGCTGGGACTCACTGTGGTGTTTGTGCTGTTGGACAGCCGAGTCGGCAGCCGGCTGAGGCGccgggacctggacctggacctggacctggacctggacctgggaCACAGGTGGCTGAATCTGCTGCTTTGGGGCAAATAAGGCCTTTGTGATCTGATGGGACCCCTGGTACTGGAGTGGAGGACGATGgggaacagaaccctcaggtCCGGCCGGCCCGATTGgagctgaggtggggggggagaaATTCGCTGCTGTCTCTGCATCTTGaaggggaggggtggagctTATTATGGGCGTGTCTTCAGGGTCCGAGAGAGGGGGCGACACCTCAACACACTGGTCAGGCATCAGAGCGCCGTCCACAGGGTCCCGGGTCTGGGGACGGGTCTCCCTGTCCCTGGGGACCGGGGAGGCCAGCATCTCCCCTGGGGCCGCCGGCAGCACTCCGACCACCAGCTCGGACGGGACGGGGGACAGACGTGTCTGCTGTGGGGGAGACATGTGTAAAATGTCCAGCAGACCTGCACCACCCAGGAACCTGGATCATCTGAGCTGCCTGAGCTGGACCTTGTTCTACCTAAAAATAGAACTACAGTAGCTCCAGCGGTCACGTCTGGTTCCTACAGGATCAAAGCTCCTGGGCCTTGATCTTTGGGAGGTCAAAGACCCCCAGAACATCACGCAAATTCAATCAACTCTCCCTGAATCCattcagacagacagggagacagacaggcaggaagacagacagggagacagacagggagacagacagggagacagacagggagacaggcagggagacagacagggagacagacagggagacaggggcTCTCACATAACCTTGGTGGAGGTAATTACTACTGTATAGTGATAACTACTGTGCGGTAATAACTACTGTGCGGTAATAACTACTACACGGTAATAACTACTGtgcagtaataactactgtacCGTAATAACTACTATGCAGTAATAACTACTCTgcggtaataactactgtacagtAATAACTACTATGCAGTAATAACTACAACAcggtaataactactgtacagtTATAACTACTGTGCGGTAACAACTACTGTACAGTAATAACTACTCTGtggtaataactactgtacagtaataactactgtgcagtaataactactgtgcagtaataactactgtacCGTAATAACTACTGTGCAGTAATAACTACTCTGTGGTAATAACTACTCTGCGGTAATAACTACTGTGCAGTAATAACTACTCTATGGTAATAACTACTCTgcggtaataactactgtacagtTATAACTACTGTgcggtaataactactgtacagtTATAACTACTGTATAGCAATAACTACTCTGCGGTAATAACTACTGtgcagtaataactactgtacagtCATAACTACTGTACAGTAATAACTACTCTGtggtaataactactgtacagtaataactactgtgcagtaataactactgtgcAGTAATAACGACTGTACAGTCATAACCACTGtgcagtaataactactgtgctgtaataactactgtacagtaataactactgtgcAGTAATAACTACTCTGTGGTAATAACTACTCTgcggtaataactactgtacagtTATAACTACTCtgcagtaataactactgtgcAGTAATAACTACTCTATGGTAATAACTACTCTgcggtaataactactgtacagtTATAACTACTGTgcggtaataactactgtacagtTATAACTACTGTATAGCAATAACTACTCTgcggtaataactactgtacagtTATAACTACTGTgcggtaataactactgtacagtTATAACTACTGTATAGCAATAACTACTCTGCGGTAATAACTACTGtgcagtaataactactgtacagtCATAACTACTGTGCAGTAATAACTACTCTGtggtaataactactgtacagtaataactactgtgcagtaataactactctatggtaataactactgtacagtTATAACTACTCtgcagtaataactactgtacagtaataactactgtgcagtaataactactctatggtaataactactgtacagtTATAACTACTCtgcagtaataactactgtacagtaataactactgtacagtCATAACTACTGTGCAGTAATAACTACTCTGTGGTAATAACTACTCTgcggtaataactactgtacggtaataactactgtgcagtaataactactgtacagtaataactactgtgcGGTAATAACTACTGTGCAGTAATAACTACTCTGTGGTAATAACTACTCTgcggtaataactactgtacagtTATAACTACTCTgcggtaataactactgtacagtaataactactgtgcagtaataactactctatggtaataactactgtacagtTATAACTACTCtgcagtaataactactgtacagtaataactactgtacagtCATAACTACTGTGCAGTAATAACTACTCTGTGGTAATAACTACTCTgcggtaataactactgtacggtaataactactgtgcagtaataactactgtacagtaataactactgtgcggtaataactactgtgcagtaataactactctgcggtaataactactgtacagtTATAACTACTCTgcggtaataactactgtacagtaataactactgtgcAGTAATAACTACCGATTATTATCCGAGAAGCTTTTCATCCTCGGCCCATTGAAGCTTTGATATCAGCTCGTTCTGCCGTGAGGCCCCAAAGTGGCTCCATGAGAAGGAGCCGGATTCTTCTTGGGAGCGTCAGGAGCTCCTAAAGCTTCATCAGGCTGGTGACACCATGATGCTGATACTGGGGGTCTGACACCTTTATGGGAGGAACCCTGACACCATGATGCTGATACTGGGGGTCTGACACCTTTATGGGAGGAACCCTGACACCATGATGCTGATACTGGGGGTCTGACACCTTTATGGGAGGAACCCTGACACCATGATGCTGATACTGGGGGTCTGACACCTTATGGGAGGAACCCTGACACCATGATGCTGATACTGGGGGTCTGACACCTTTATGGGAGGAACCCTGACACCATGATGCTGATACTGGGGGTCTGACACCTTTATGGGAGGAACCCTGACACCATGATGCTGATACTGGGGGTCTGACACCTTTATGGGAGGAACCCTGACACCATGATGCTGATACTGGGGGTCTGACACCTTTATGGGAGGAACCCTGACACCATGATGCTGATACTGGGGGTCTGACACCTTTATGGGAGGAACCCTGCAGGAACGCTTCAAAGCTCTGACCTGTTGCAGATGCTGCAAGAAGGCCTCGTTCTGGCTGACGGAGTGGGTCGCCTCCTCCACTAACTTGGCCGTCTTTGCTGGGGGCATCAAAGGTTTGGGGACCTCCGCGGGGCGATCACGGCCCAGGGGAGCTTCAGGAGGAGACTGAAGGACGGAGACTGAAGGTGGAGACGAGGGCTGGTGTCCTGCTGAGCTGGGCTGCACAGACACTTGCTGGAGAACATGTCCATAGGTCTGCAGTGAGGAAAAATATATTACAGGCTTCAAAACCGGTTTGGGTTTTCATGAAACAAAACATGTTGCAATAAAAAGTTCCCAAGATGCAACTCACATCAACAAGTAGCTCACCTGGGCTAAGTTGTTGAAGGCCTCGTCAGAGCTGGTCTTCTCCTCTTGGATGGATCTCTCTGGCAGAAAGACCACAGATGCCTGCTGGAGGTTCAGCTGTCCTTCTGTCACTGCAGCCTGAGGAGCTTGGGCAGTGAAGGGAAGCCCCTGAACCACTGAGGGGCCATTAATGATGGAGATGGAAGTGAGATCTGGGGGAAGCACCCCTGAACTGTTGATCAGAGTGATGTGGTTACCAAGGGCAGGAGTGTGGACCAGGGTGGCTCGTTGTCCCTGCCCTCCTGCACTGTAGGTTCCGGCCAATTGTGCTGGCATCTGAAAGACAGTAGGGGGCGCTGACTGTAGCTGCAGAGGTCCTGAAAGCACAGTGGCCTGGCGGAGGGCTAGCTGCCCCGTGGGGGTTGCAAAGACAGGGCTGAAGTTCAGCTGTCTTTGGGGCACAGTTAAGATCTGAGATCCATCTAAAAGCTGCCTTGTGGTGGGATTCAGGCTCTGCAGTGGTTCTTGGTGGTTGGTGGTCAGCAACGGTCGAGCTGCACTGACTGGCTGGGAGATCGTGACTGGAGACTGGCCTGGAAGAAGGAATTGGTTTTGACCTTGGAAGAGTCCCTGAGGCTGGAGCACAAAGGAGCCTCCCTGGTTGACCAACTGCAGGCTGACTGGTTTGGGTAGCTGTTGGCTGAGgtgtggtggtggagctgcaggctTCTGACCAGGGGTCTGGGAGAGTAAAATATTTGGTGAGGCAGTTCCTGGGACAAATGTAAGACCTGCTGTGGATTTTTGTCCAGAAGGCTTGGGGCTAATCTGAACCAGCCTTGGCTGGATACTAATGGGTAGCTTGGGCTGGATGGGAAGAGGGGCACGCTGAAAGATGATGCCTGGTGCTGTCGTTGTTGTTCTCAGGCTGGGGTTGTTGAGAGGACCTGTGGTTATGCTGGGAACAGCCTTGTGGATGATCATACTAGATCCTTGGGCAGGACTCAGAGAGAAGGAGGCgtctggagaagcagcagggAACACGTTTCCCGGCAGAAGTCCCATCAGCtgaggaggggcagcaggttTTAAAGATGGGCAGCCTGGCCCGACAGCAAGGAGGGAAGGCTGAGGGGGTTCCACTGCTGCCTGGGTGTCCCTGGGCAACACCGGGGTGATGGGTAAAGTCACAGACTTGGGTAGGAATGGTGAATCAGAAGGAGGGAGGATAGGAGCAGGTGAGTACAAGGACAGACTGTCTCCCGGTTGGGCCAGACCTGCCTCCAGAGCCATGGTCTGCTCTGTGATTTCAGCCTCCTGCAGGCTCTGTTGGAGGATATCACACTGCACCTCTGGTACCTCTGCCTCATCcgcttcctccacctctcccttcttcccctcaTATTCCGCCTCCATGGGTGTCCCATCCTGCCCCAGCTGCGTGTCTTCACCACCCTCTGGTGATGACAGAAGAGCCTCCTCGAGGAAGGACAGATCCACGCACCCAGGCGGAGGTGTTCCTGGGGAATCCCCACCATCTCCCAGCAGAGAGACGGGGCTCTTTAGTCAGAACCAGTGGGGGGCCGACAGAAAGCCACAgacaagagagaagaaagacTTGTACGATTAGTAGAAGGTAACGGGAAGCACTTCCTGTTacaagaagagagaagaaaagcctCTCGTGGGACAAATGTGGGTTGTTGTGAGGCTGCTGGCTGTGGTGCCAGACACTCACCGGGGCATCTGCAAAGAGGGAGGGCTCCCCAGAGGAGGAGTTAATGAGGAGGTCTTCAGTCTGCAGCTGGTGGAATTAAATCAGACACGATTGGGTTCAGATTGGGCTGACAGCCTCTTTTGAAAGACAGGTAGTTACAGCTCAGGTTTTCCCTGAACTTGTTTTACCTCATTTGTTCCATGCAGGAAGTCGTTCAGGGCTTGTGGATCactgtggaaaacaaagagacaAAGACATCCAATCATGGTAAAGCAGCTTTAAAACAATATGCTCAGATCCAGTCATGTGGTTGGGATGATCAGGCTCACCACAAAACATCGAGTAGGCAAGTCCCATCTTCATCCTCCATGTCAGctatgaggaagaggaggagcatcaTGAAGAACACAAAGACTGGACTGAATGGTCAATCAAAAAACCAAAATATGCATTGAAATCCCTGAATGCTCCTCATGACCTCCACTGCTTTTGTGTCACCATGTCTGACCCGTCTTGACCCAATAAATTCACATTCCAGCATCTGTGTGCGGCCCTGCTCCCATCCAGGCGGCGCGTCATCACAACCTACTTCATATGTGAGGAGCCCCATACAGAGCAGTTGAGCCGAGTTCTGGTGGTGGCCTCATGGGAAGTCACAGTCGGGCTTCAGCATCTGTAGACGGCGGGATGCCAAGAGGCCGAGGCGGCGGCGCGTAGACGGGTCATCTCGCCGCTGGGGCATGGCTGCGTCCTGGGGAGGGCAGCTGGACACGAGCGGAGGCAGAGTTAGGAACACAACGCCACAGGCTGCCAGGTCGCACGAGGTCGCCGCCATGACTCCTCACTAACGCGGAGATGGGATTGATGAGCTGCTCCACAGCTGTGGCCCACATCTGGAGCAGATCCAGACCAAGAACAGCAGCATCATATTTATGGATCCTGTGGACCTGAGGCTGCCTGGGGGAGATGGAAGCCATTGTTGTGGCCATGGCAGTTACGCCTCGGCCCCTCAGCTGTAAACAGGAACCCCCCCATGTCACATCAAAACAGCTGTGAAGGTGCTTCAGTGGCTGGGAGCCAATTATAACAAAATATTCACTGTCTTGTGTTCAAATTCCAAGAAGCTCCGCTTACTGTAAAAACATGACCCCccccacaacaaacacacacacacagataccgCTGACACGTATTTGTTTACAACAGAGAACCGCATTAACACCCTGGAGGTACCGCATCGCCCAATGAAAAGCATCCCGAACCCCCCCATCCACCGCTGCAATAACAGGGCCAGGCTGCGTTTCTGGGTTACAGAAGGTGAACGTGTGCGGATGAGCCAGCAGCGTCCCGACACCTTCACGACGCGCTGCTGGTTCAGATTGGGGATCATTCCGCTCCTTTTCTGCAGGTTGGGACGCGGCAGCTGCCGCCGGCTGTAAATCATATCGCGGTAACAAAAGATGCTCTGTGTTAAAGATCCACGCAGCCGCCTCGAGCAGCTCCCGCGTCGGTGCCATCAGAGTAATTCCACCATTCTGCAGAAACGCgcatgaggagggaaaaactCACCGCTTCTTTGTGGTTTATTGTCCTGTCAAGCGGGCCTCTGCGCCATCGATTCTCACTCAGTGGTCCTTTCAGATGctaaaaggaggagagggggtggTTGATGGGGTagggtggggtggagggggtaggaggagggggcgggtgGCTGGGTGTGAAAAAACAGACTGGGAGAGCCGATCACAACACAAAGGTGGAGGAAAAATACAACggtgagaggaggaggcggcggcggcggcggcggaggcgggGTAGGGggcggctgcagcagaggaggctgagCGGGCTCTGCGCTCCGCCAGGCGGCACACACGCGCCCCACTGCCGGCCCCTGCCCACCAACCTACAGATGTTTCCATTAAAATCTATTGATCTTGAAATCCTCTCGTGTCCGTGGAAGTATAAACGTTCCCGGGGAGGGATGTTGGAAATCGATATTTCCCGACGCGTCTCATTTGCCGCTGGAAAGAAAATGTGCAAAGGAAATCTGACATCCATCAGTTTGGCTTCACAGCCCAAAGGAAGTGATTAGAACATTGGCCCTCGTCACCGTGAGAGCTGCGGTTTCAAATTTAACAcaagagaaacaaaacagaaaaaacgaGTTAACTGTTTATCCTAAAAATCCTGTGACTTAACAATCATCCTTTTGTGGCCGGGATCCAAGTTTAAGAGATAACCTGCATCACTGAGCATCATTTCTGCTCTCGGCACTCAACTGCATCCCAGCAGGACGGGACACACGGCAACAGCCGATTTTGACCTGGGCACCACAGCAAATCCAACCGGGTCTCCACAATCTGAGACGTTCTGTGCGGGTTTACCAAtgacaggtggaacacacagcgacgaggaagatggaaaaacacAGACTGTTGAAATCAAACCTTTATTGACAGTAAAGCATTCAAATCCTCCTTCCCTTCATCAGAAATATAAATTGTCATTGAACACCCCCCCACAGGTTCAAACACAGGTACAGGTAAGAAAAACAATGGTAAGAACTCCTCCATGTTCCTCAGAGGCCTTTTACTTGGACGCCTGCTGAGCCTGACGACGAAGCAGCACGTAGATCTTCTCCTTGATCCAGTCCTTGTTGTACGGCTGATACGTCTGTGTGTCCGCTCGGTACCTGAAACGCAAAGAAAATCACATCCCGGTTCAGCTGCCACACTACCAGTTCTAGTTTCCTAAAGCCAAATACCCAGCTGCTACCATGAGTAAAAAACTGCAGTAACTATGGAAACTCAGCTGTTGTTTCATCCCTTTTTACCTGTGAGACACCAACTAATAACACAGTGCGTTACTGAGTAGAGATAAAATCataatttaaatgcaatttgTGCCAAAATATTTCCCCTTAATGCACTATTCTCTCCCACGGTTTGTCCTTAAACTTACACCAAACAGCTGAGGTCAGCCAGGTCATCAATGAAGTCAAACAGCTGGCTGATGTCGTACGTTATCGATGGGCTGTTGGGGTTCATCCTCTTTAAATGCTCCTCGTACATTttacacacacctgagagggGGACACACACAATCACCATATGTTGGTCCACACTCTCAAAAGAGAGGAGCAAAAGGAGAAATCCCCTGCAGAAGGAAACTCCTTGCACTTACCTTCCATACACTCGTTGACTGATTCATAGTCGGCGTAGGTCCTTCCCTCTGGCCGCTTGGTGGGCTGGACGAGCAGGATGGTGTGGGACTGCAGCGAAGACAGAAGGTTGGCTTTCAAAGGCATATTATCCAGGCCAGACTTTACACAATTTATCAACTCAAGCTTTTGCTACTTTACGGACTCAAGTAGGAAAATTAGTGATACAAATCATGTTTCTGCGTAGAGCCAAAAgttgaatgtaaaaaaaaaaaaaaaaaaaacctggttaTTTAACGTCAGCATTGAAGGAGCAGAAAACAATACAAAGGCAAGCACCCCTAGAGAAAGGTTGTTATGCTTGTTTCTCGTTTTAACTCACTGCACTCGCTCTACGGGCAAACATCCCCCACATTCATGCtacagttagcattagcgcgcAACCCTGGAAACCAAGATTCGTGTTTAAACACGAACATTTAGACACACTCTGTTTGGATATGTAACAACATTCGTCGAATATTAAATCATGTGAACTATTAACCAGATATTAACGCATACTAACCATGGCTTGGAGATATTTTCTTGTTGGTTTCACGGGATTTTCTTTGATCGCTGCTGCTAGGACGAGTTGACCTATGACACCGGAAGAACTACGCTGAACACCTGTTCCTCTTTTCCTTGTGGAAAACCTTTGGTTGTGGTTGGTTGTAATTTTTATCTATCAGTTAGGGTCAGTAGTCTACAAATAGATGGTCAATTGCTCTGCAGTAAAACCAAATTAAATTCTACGGCTTGAATTTAACAGCAAAAACTATCAACGCCTCTCAATATGCTATTTTATTCTTGAACGCATCACGGAGTTGAGACAACCGGAAGTTGTTTTCACGGTTACCGGATGTTCCCAGAGTGGACAGGAACAAGAAAGACTCGAAGCTG
Above is a genomic segment from Takifugu rubripes chromosome 2, fTakRub1.2, whole genome shotgun sequence containing:
- the LOC115247215 gene encoding BRD4-interacting chromatin-remodeling complex-associated protein-like isoform X3, with the protein product MPAQLAGTYSAGGQGQRATLVHTPALVVQGLPFTAQAPQAAVTEGQLNLQQASVVFLPERSIQEEKTSSDEAFNNLAQTYGHVLQQVSVQPSSAGHQPSSPPSVSVLQSPPEAPLGRDRPAEVPKPLMPPAKTAKLVEEATHSVSQNEAFLQHLQQQTRLSPVPSELVVGVLPAAPGEMLASPVPRDRETRPQTRDPVDGALMPDQCVEVSPPLSDPEDTPIISSTPPLQDAETAANFSPPTSAPIGPAGPEGSVPHRPPLQYQGSHQITKALFAPKQQIQPPVSQVQVQVQVQVQVPAPQPAADSAVQQHKHHKPPAALETKSTALAPGAGPAGPAGQDVQAQPPPAPLESSGRRLAAPRREERLTAAKRRHRFQQRISSDQAAVQSPPIRPAFSTLKDAVSHLLPYHSCAGHLPTQEHFTSVDQEFDIVSSFLLKRTKDMVNKYRQLLVREAQQESPSAEMVMLERLFLQAERCALVEDRRRVRRDPESVMSSMAAPASSPHGDHSFGPSHPSSSSSPSSPPSWSRLSDRPPGLKTYRSSSRGALRLTIKQESGSRKVVHNSACELGRSRDHGVPLTNGGGAVEAPDGASEDAAGPLPGRVLPPPRVPEPRPQAGRVEPPPGDVTPPKLKRYRLDASPRLEQRFNPREDSVLSEHLQTAIDSILELQRLQGAPAAPARAPPGGSPVR
- the LOC115247215 gene encoding BRD4-interacting chromatin-remodeling complex-associated protein-like isoform X2, producing the protein MPAQLAGTYSAGGQGQRATLVHTPALGNHITLINSSGVLPPDLTSISIINGPSVVQGLPFTAQAPQAAVTEGQLNLQQASVVFLPERSIQEEKTSSDEAFNNLAQTYGHVLQQVSVQPSSAGHQPSSPPSVSVLQSPPEAPLGRDRPAEVPKPLMPPAKTAKLVEEATHSVSQNEAFLQHLQQTRLSPVPSELVVGVLPAAPGEMLASPVPRDRETRPQTRDPVDGALMPDQCVEVSPPLSDPEDTPIISSTPPLQDAETAANFSPPTSAPIGPAGPEGSVPHRPPLQYQGSHQITKALFAPKQQIQPPVSQVQVQVQVQVQVPAPQPAADSAVQQHKHHKPPAALETKSTALAPGAGPAGPAGQDVQAQPPPAPLESSGRRLAAPRREERLTAAKRRHRFQQRISSDQAAVQSPPIRPAFSTLKDAVSHLLPYHSCAGHLPTQEHFTSVDQEFDIVSSFLLKRTKDMVNKYRQLLVREAQQESPSAEMVMLERLFLQAERCALVEDRRRVRRDPESVMSSMAAPASSPHGDHSFGPSHPSSSSSPSSPPSWSRLSDRPPGLKTYRSSSRGALRLTIKQESGSRKVVHNSACELGRSRDHGVPLTNGGGAVEAPDGASEDAAGPLPGRVLPPPRVPEPRPQAGRVEPPPGDVTPPKLKRYRLDASPRLEQRFNPREDSVLSEHLQTAIDSILELQRLQGAPAAPARAPPGGSPVR
- the LOC115247215 gene encoding BRD4-interacting chromatin-remodeling complex-associated protein-like isoform X1, with translation MPAQLAGTYSAGGQGQRATLVHTPALGNHITLINSSGVLPPDLTSISIINGPSVVQGLPFTAQAPQAAVTEGQLNLQQASVVFLPERSIQEEKTSSDEAFNNLAQTYGHVLQQVSVQPSSAGHQPSSPPSVSVLQSPPEAPLGRDRPAEVPKPLMPPAKTAKLVEEATHSVSQNEAFLQHLQQQTRLSPVPSELVVGVLPAAPGEMLASPVPRDRETRPQTRDPVDGALMPDQCVEVSPPLSDPEDTPIISSTPPLQDAETAANFSPPTSAPIGPAGPEGSVPHRPPLQYQGSHQITKALFAPKQQIQPPVSQVQVQVQVQVQVPAPQPAADSAVQQHKHHKPPAALETKSTALAPGAGPAGPAGQDVQAQPPPAPLESSGRRLAAPRREERLTAAKRRHRFQQRISSDQAAVQSPPIRPAFSTLKDAVSHLLPYHSCAGHLPTQEHFTSVDQEFDIVSSFLLKRTKDMVNKYRQLLVREAQQESPSAEMVMLERLFLQAERCALVEDRRRVRRDPESVMSSMAAPASSPHGDHSFGPSHPSSSSSPSSPPSWSRLSDRPPGLKTYRSSSRGALRLTIKQESGSRKVVHNSACELGRSRDHGVPLTNGGGAVEAPDGASEDAAGPLPGRVLPPPRVPEPRPQAGRVEPPPGDVTPPKLKRYRLDASPRLEQRFNPREDSVLSEHLQTAIDSILELQRLQGAPAAPARAPPGGSPVR
- the LOC115248857 gene encoding BRD4-interacting chromatin-remodeling complex-associated protein-like → MEDEDGTCLLDVLCDPQALNDFLHGTNELQTEDLLINSSSGEPSLFADAPSPVSLLGDGGDSPGTPPPGCVDLSFLEEALLSSPEGGEDTQLGQDGTPMEAEYEGKKGEVEEADEAEVPEVQCDILQQSLQEAEITEQTMALEAGLAQPGDSLSLYSPAPILPPSDSPFLPKSVTLPITPVLPRDTQAAVEPPQPSLLAVGPGCPSLKPAAPPQLMGLLPGNVFPAASPDASFSLSPAQGSSMIIHKAVPSITTGPLNNPSLRTTTTAPGIIFQRAPLPIQPKLPISIQPRPLVRSLQLHHHTSANSYPNQSACSWSTREAPLCSSLRDSSKVKTNSFFQASLQSRSPSQSVQLDRC
- the LOC101077530 gene encoding enhancer of rudimentary homolog; protein product: MSHTILLVQPTKRPEGRTYADYESVNECMEGVCKMYEEHLKRMNPNSPSITYDISQLFDFIDDLADLSCLVYRADTQTYQPYNKDWIKEKIYVLLRRQAQQASK